A region of the Candidatus Binataceae bacterium genome:
AGTCGGCGAGCTGCCGCTGGCGATGCAGGCGAAGCTGCTGCGCGTGGCGGATTCGTTTGAAGTGCAACCGGTGGGATCGCCGGAGACGATTCGAGTCGAAGTGCGGATCCTGGCGGCGACCAATCGAGACTTGCCGACGATGGTCAAGGCCGGAACCTTCCGCTCCGATCTTTATTATCGGCTGAACGTTGCATCAATCTACGTGCCGCCGTTGCGCGAACGGATCGATGACGTCGGTCCGCTGACCGCGCATTTCGTCGACAAATATAATCGCGAGTTCGGCCGCAATGTCCGGTTCATTTCGCGGAGCGCGTTCGCTCTGCTGCGCGCACATCGATGGCCCGGCAATATCCGTGAGCTGGCGCACGTGATCGAGCATGCGGCGCTGCTCGGCGACGACGAGAGTATCGATCGCCGCGATCTGCCGGAGGATTTGCTCGAGCGTATCGAGGACGATCCGCTAAGTCCGCTCGACGGTCCTGCGGCGGCTCCTGATTCGAGAAGCCGGTCTCCGCGGATCAAACCGCTGGACGACGTACTCAAGGACACGGTCGAACGCTCCCTGCTCGAGTCGGGAGGCGACTGCGCTGAGGCGGCTCGGCTGCTCGGGATCTCTCGTCCGGCGATCTACCGCAA
Encoded here:
- a CDS encoding sigma-54 dependent transcriptional regulator — protein: MRDDSANNDLRGVADWIEIAAFARPSLCAGIIGESSAIRAMFAAIERFAPFNGTVLITGESGSGKELVTRALHQLGPSPNGPLVSFNCANLVEGLAESQLFGHVKGAFTHAREAQMGCFRQAHGGTLMLDEVGELPLAMQAKLLRVADSFEVQPVGSPETIRVEVRILAATNRDLPTMVKAGTFRSDLYYRLNVASIYVPPLRERIDDVGPLTAHFVDKYNREFGRNVRFISRSAFALLRAHRWPGNIRELAHVIEHAALLGDDESIDRRDLPEDLLERIEDDPLSPLDGPAAAPDSRSRSPRIKPLDDVLKDTVERSLLESGGDCAEAARLLGISRPAIYRKMARFGITNASLRNYRRIARQLGSRVESGSFDPANALSDDADDSLPAPPLQQ